TATAAGGCGTATAGAGAACAATTAGCTAAAGCACAGATGAAAAGTATGCAGGAGACAAAAGAGTTTAAGTCGATGTTAACAAAGTTGAATAATAGTAAAAGGGATGTAACTGATACAATTTTTCGTACGAGTCTTACTGTTGATCCCGATGGTACGGAGTTTCTTATTATTAGAGAGGTAACGACAGGGAGAAATGGGAAGTTGGTAGAGTCGAAAGTAATTAGTAAGCAGAAAGTTGCTGAACCTGTGATGATAAAAGAGGAGAAGGAAGAAATCGTGGTTGAAAAACTAAAAAAACTGCCTAGTAATGGTACCAATGAAAGCCTAGTCAATATTATGGCGAAACAGGGATTTAGCTGCTATAAAGTTGCAAAGCGGCGTAGAAAAATTACCACGCTTTCTTTAGAACATTTCTAAGCGAGAAGAATAAGACTCCCGCTTGGAAAAAGTGGGAGTCTGTAAAGTCGGGAAACAGAGTAGCTGATTCCCTATAAACATTTATTTTGTTAGTGGTGTAGATGCATCGTTGCATTACCCAATCATGATTTTACCTTCTGGATATTTAATTTTTGTTTTTTGACTTTTTAATGCTAAGGCTAGAGCAAATGTAACAGGTCCAATACGACCAATGAGCATCATGATGGTGAGAACATATTTACTAAATGAATCTAACGTTGGTGTAATGCCCATACTGAGACCGCAAGTAGAAAAGGCGGAAATCACTTCAAAGAAAAGAGGAATACTTTCTGTATTTGCATTATCCATGGTAAGTAGCATAATCGCAAGGCAATTTAAAGCGGCAGAAATAAAAGTAAAAGTATAGGCTTTTTGGATCATAGCATTGGGAATTTTGCGATAAAACAATACGGTATCTTCGTGTCCGCGAATTTGGCTCCAGATGGAAGCGATTACGACTGCAAAGGTCGTTGTTTTAATACCGCCGCCAGTCGAGCTTGGCGATGCGCCGATAAACATAAGAATCATCATAGCAAATATTGAAGCATTCGTTAATTCACCGATTGGTAAAGTTGCAAATCCAGCTGTACGGAGTGTTACTGATTGAAAGTAACTAGCCAGCAATTTTCCTGTCAATGATAAGCCACCAAGTGTTTCTGAGTTGTAGTAGTCCATAAGTAAAATGTAAAACATGCCACCAAAAACGAGAAAGGCAGTAGTGGCAAGAACAATTTTTGTATGTAAAGCAAAAAAATTGAATTTCTTCGTTGCAGTAATGTCGGCAATTACGGCAAAGCCAAGACCGCCAAGAATAATGAGCGAGGTTAGAGTAATATTCACGATAAAATCATCTACATACGGAAATAAATTTCCATTTTTACTGCCGATAATATCAAAGCCTGCATTACAAAAGGCAGAAATTGCGTGCCAATATCCGTAATAAATACCGGTGGCCCCAAAATCAACATAAAAGCGTATTGCAAGGATTGTACCACCGATGAACTCGATGAGAAGCGTAGATTTTATAATATACTTTACGAGCTTTACGATACCCGCAAGTGTTAACTGATTTAATGCTTCCTGCATAATAAGACGATTACGTAAATGGACTTTTTTTCGCATGAGAAGTGCCATAAGTGTTGCCATCGTCATAAACCCTAAAGCACCACATTGGATAAGAAAAATAATGACTAGCTGCCCGAATAGCGAAAAATAATTCCCTGTGTCAACAACGACAAGACCAGTTACGCAAACAGCAGAGGTTGCTGTAAATAAAGCGTCAACAAATGACATGGATTCTCCACTTTGGCTGGAGAGGGGGAGCATGAGTAAAAAAGCCCCGCTTAATACGAGGGCAGCGATACCTAATGATAAAATTTGATATGGGGTTAAACGCCATTCGCTAATATTTAAAAAATTACGATTTGAATTTATATTCACCTTTTATCCTCACTTCTGCCTTTTAAATATATTGAGTATATCATAAATTTTGGAATGTGAATAGGTGATTTGTAGAGTAAAATATAAGAGAAAAGCTTTAGTGAGATAATATATAAGATGTCATAAAAGATTACATTTTACAAGATTTAAATCAGAAGTCTACTTTATAGGGACAAGTATAAGAAAACGGTATTGTTGTAGAGCCCAACAATACCGTTTTTATTTTTAGAACTTAAAATTATGGGCTGTGTCTTGCAACTCTTGCGCGAGGTTTGCAAGACTTTGGCTTGAAGAGGCGATTTGTTCCATGGAAGCAGATTGCTCTTCCGTCGCAGCCGAAACAGTTTGTGTTTGTTCGGCTACCTTTTGACTTTCAGTATCTATTGATTGAATAGAAGAAACAATAGCTGTCGTTCCATTGGCGATGTCTCCGGCAGTTGCTGACAAATTGGTAATTTGGGTTGCAACCTGTTCTACCAGATTAACAATCTCTATGAAAATGCTTCCAGCATTGCTTACAGCAGAAGTACCTATTTTTACTTCCTCTGTGCCAGCGTTCATAGAAACTACAGCATTATTGGTTTCTATTTGAATTTCGCCGATTAAAGCAGCTATCTGTTCGGCAGCTTTTTGGGATTGTTCAGCAAGTTTTCTTACTTCTTCAGCAACAACTGCAAAACCGCGTCCGTGGTCTCCGGCGCGAGCCGCCTCAATTGCTGCATTCAATGCAAGAAGATTGGTCTGTGCTGCAATGGCAGATATCGTTTCGATGATTTGGCCAATTTCTTTTGAACGATCGCCAAGTCTACTTACTACGGATGCCGAGGCTGTTACAGTATCTTGAATTTGTTGCATTTGAATAACCGCTTTATTTACGAATTCATTGCCGTTTTGTGCTTTTGTTACAGCATCTTGTGCATAATTTTCGGAATTATTTGCCATTATGGAAACAGCGTGAATTTCAGATGTAATATTTTCAATGACTTTGGTGGATTTGTTTATTGATGCTACTTGTGCATTTGAAGATGTGGCGACATCCGCAATTGATTGAGCCACTTGGACTGTAACTTGGGCTGATTGATCAGCGCTGGCTGTAAGTTCTTCTGATGCAGCTGCAACCTGTTCAACAGTTTTTTGGATTTGATGTAATAAAGTTTTTAGGTCTTCAATCATTTTGTTACATGCATGGGCTAAATCTCCTAATTCATTTTTGCTATTAATGTTTAGTTTAGGTAAGCCTAAATTACCTGAGGCTAATTGATTTAATTGTTCTTTAATTTGAATAATTGGATTTGCTAATTTTTCGCTTAGATACATTGCGATAATCATTGCAATAATTATACAAATAATTGTAATTAAAATAATATTGCGCGTTAAAGTATTAATTGGTTCATTTACTTCCGATTCAGGAGCAACAATTGCTAAAGTCCATTTCTTCCCTCCGGGTAGATCAATTGTTGAAAAAGTTCCAAACTGTAAATCATTATTACCAAAATTAAAAACACCAGATACAAGTTCGGAGGTTTTAAGAGAATTTGTATAGAGCTGAGTTAATCGAGAATCAATTGGGATTTCATTTTTAATTTTTGCTGGATTGTTCTCTCCGTTTAAATTTATTTTTTTTACTAGTTCAGGGTTTTTACTATGAACGATAATCGTTCCCGTTTCATCAAGTAGATAAGCGGAACCTGTTTTTGCAAAATTTATATCATTAACAAAACTCTGAAGATCGCTTAGCTCAAGGGAACCATAAACCATGCCAGTTATTTTACCATTATTCATTACAGGTACAATCAAAATAGTAGCTGGTTGATTTGTTGTTGAAGAAATGAGAACTTCTGATATGTATTTTTCTTTTGTTTGCATGATATGTTTAAAATATTCGCGATTTAAAACAGAGGAAATCTCACCGTTTTGACGAATGGCGTTACCGTTTAAATCAACATAAGCAACGACTGAAAAATCTTTTGCTCGAATCATACAATCGTTTAGGGCTGATAATATAGTATCTTTATCTTTTGCATTTTTTAACCGCGCTGTGTCAGCAGCTGACTCTAAATAACCGATTAATTCATTTAAACGGGTATTGACTTTGATGTGAGAATTTTCAGACATTAATTTAATTGAGTTATTTTCGCTTTCTTGGAGATATTTGTTTGCATAATAGTAACTGGAAACACCGAGAATTACCATTGCGATGAAAATTAGCAAGCCACCAATAAACATACATTGAGCGCGAAGACTTCGAAAATTGAATGACATAGGAATCCCTCACTTTTGCAAATATTTATTTAATTAATAGAATAATACTAGAAAAAAGAAATATTTTCCTTTGAAAATTCTACAAAAATTTACAAAAAGCTTTGTAATTTTCACAATATAGAGAAAATAAGATTTATAAATTAAGGGGATCTTTTTAGTTAAAATAACAAAATCTTAATTTTGGCTTGTATTAACAAAACTGAGGTTGTTTCCTATAAGTTATGCTAATAATAAAATTATGAAAAATACTTAAAGTTTCTTCAGTTTTTTCGATAAATTAAATGAGGGAACGAGAATTTGATCGAATGGATTCCTTATTTAGGAGAGATTAAAAAATGAGCAGTATTCAAGGAGTAAATCACAATTTATGGAATACAGCTACTTCTGCTTCAACATCTTCTGTAAATAAAATGGATGATGTAGCTGAACAGTTCAAAAAAACATTAGCTGGAGAGACTAATTCTTCAAAAAGTCAAGGGAAAGATGGCAGTGCTGAGGAGACGACAACGACTATTCAACGGAGTGTAATTACGGCTGATGATGGCTCGCAGATTGTAGTATTGACACAAATTACTGTTGATTCTTCAGGAAAGCAAATCGAATCCAAAGTAATCAGTAAACAAAAAATAAGTACAGGAAATGATAAACAGTCTCAACACGGCAGTAATGCATTCAACATAGGGAAATCCCAAGATAAAGATGATGATAAGACTACCTTGAATGCAATGGCAGACAGAGCTAGAAAAGAATATGAAGATAATAGTGTGATAAATTCTTCGCAATTAGAAAATATTTTTAAGGCGAATATATAATTGCAGCAAATTTATTAATGGATAGTTAGATTATCACTTTAATTTTATACACTGGTGAATTTGTAGGGAATAACCTCTACGGCTATCAGTTCTGTCAATGTAGATTTTTGCATATACATTTGATAGCAAAGTCATTGGGGGAATGGACAGGATGAAAGAATATATTCGCAAACGTGTATTAGAGATTTGTGCGCATATTTTAGAGACCAAACATACAGTAAGGCAGGCTGCCAACGTTTTTGGTGTTAGTAAATCTACTGTACATAAAGATAATATAAAATAGAACGATAAAAAAGAATTTTCAACTTATAGCTGGGAATTCTTTTTTATCATTGTAGGGTTAAAATATAAAGCAGAGTAGTCAGCGGATAAAAATAAATAGGGAATTTTTTATTGATGAAGATAATATTTATTAGTACAAGCATTAGAGGGAGATGAAAAAAGTGAAAATTCAATTTGAAAACTGCAATTCAAGTAGTGAGATAGAAAAATTTTTACCGTTAATTCTTGCAGAAGCATTGATGATGAAAATCAAGTGCGATTTAGAACAAAGTAAATCAAAACCAGAAGAAATGATGGGGTAAACTAGACACAGAATCTTTACTGTTTGGAGGAATCATATGCTGAATGATCAAGTGAAATCAAAGATTGCAGCCTATTGTAGGGTATCAACGGATAAAGATGAACAGATTATGAGTTTACAAGCCCAGAAAGAATTTTTTATGGAATATGCAAATCGTAACCATTTAGAACTGGTTGAGGTATATGCGGATGAGGGAATTAGTGGAACAAAATTAAAAAATCGTCGTGAATTTAAGCGAATGATGAAAGATGCAGAACGTGGAAGATTTTCCTCGGTGCACGTAAAAGACGTTTCTAGGCTTGCTCGTAATGTAGTAGATTTTTTGCAAAGTATTCGTAAACTCAAATCTTTAAATGTTGATTGTCGATTTGTTACGGCGAATATGTCCAGCAATGATGGTGAGCTTACATTGACCATTTTAGCTGCTGTTGCCCAAGAAGAAAGTGCTAATATTTCCAAAAGAGTTAAATTTGGCAAAAAGCGTAATGCAGAGAAAGGGCGTGTACCTAATTTAGTTTATGGATATGATAAAATTCATGGGGAATATTTCGATTTAAAAGTTAATCCATATGAAGCAAGGATCATTCGAAAAATGTTTGATTTGTATCTAAATCAAGGATTTGGTTTTTTTAAAATTGCAAATTTTTTAAACAAAGAAGGGATAAAGACAAAGCGAGATTGTAAATGGCATCCATATTCAGTAGGAAAAGTTCTAAGCAATCAACTTTATATGGGAAGAGTAATAAATGGAAAATCCTATGTGAAAGACTTTCTAACTGGTGAACGGGGCGTGAATCGCGAAGCGGATTTTTTTATTGCAAACAAACCAGATTTAATGATTGTTGATGAATATACATTTAAAAAAGCGCAAAAAATTATGAAAAAACGAAATGAAGATTTTCGACATAAAAAGGAGCGGCAATCGAATAAGTATTGCTTTAGTACATTGATTCAATGTGAGAGCTGTGGATACAGTTTTCGTCGGATGTATAGAAAGTATACAAAAGAATATATACGATGGGTTTGTACAGGGCGTAACTCTCAAGGAAAAGACTTTTGTAATAATGGAACTACGATTGATGAAGCAGAACTGCTAACTGCTATTCAAGATTATTTTTCAGAAATGATAGATTCACAAAAAAATTTAATGGGGAAAGTTATTCATTTACTAAAAAGAAAATGGAGTAAAGAGGATTTTACTTGTAATACAAATAAAATTCAAAAAGAAATTGTTCGACTAAAACGGATAAAGCGCAAGCAAACTGAAATGTATGAATTTGAGATTATTTCGATAGAGGAATTAAAAGAGCGTGTGGGCGAGATTAATAGGCAAATTGAGTCGTATGAAAAGGAGATGAAAAGTTTTAAACAAGAAGAAAATATTCACATGCAAATTGATATGCTAGTGCAAAGATATTGTGTAAATATAAAAGAAATTTTAAGCAGTGGTGAGTGTGGCAATATGTTATTAAAAAACTTAATTGAAAAAATTTTAGTTAGTGAACAAGGCAATATAAAAGTTAAATTAAATTTATTTTCAGAAGTAGACATAATGAATATATGTAGTGGCTAATAAAAATGGCAGAACTCAGTGGTTGAGTCCTGCCATTTTTATTGTTGAATATGATAAACTATTGTTTTTGTGCTTGGATTTGCTCAATAATATCAGTTTCTTTTAATATGTTAGTCAACTTTTCAGTGTCGGATATCCATTTCTTTTTAGTTTCTTCAGAATTTAAATAACTGACTTCCATGCCTAACTGGTCAAGATTTGTTTTAAAATCAGGGTCGCTAATCATATTTTTTAGTGATTCAGCAAGTTTATTCTTTGTTTTTGCGTCAATTTCTTTTGGTGCGGCTATACCATACCAATTTTCTAAAACAATATCAAATCCTAATTCTTGAAAAGTAGGTATTTTGCTAAGTGCAGAATTGGATAAATGTTTTTCTCCAGATATGGCTAATGCTTTTAATTTACCGCTTTTAATTTGTTCAGTTAAAGCACCAGGGCTGGCAATGATAAATTGGACATGATCACCTAGTAATGCAGATATTGATTCACTTGCTCCGCGAAAGGGCACTTGTTCGATTTCAATATTCGCTTTTTTGGCAAATATTTCACCAATAATGTGGCTAGAGTCACCAATTCCTGAATGCCCGAACTTGATTTCCCTAGGGTGTTGATTACAGTATGTAATTAAATCATCTAATGTCTCCCAAGAGTGATTGGCGTTTACAACTAAAATTGAAGGGGTTGTTGAGATTTGTACGATTGGCTCAAGTGCAGTTGGGTAATGATATTTTGTAGCTCCATATAATGGTTGCAAAATTAAATTTAAAGGACTTAATCCAATTGTATATCCATCAGGAGATGCAGTAACTAATTCATTAAGACCAATTGTACAACTTCCACCAGGTTTATTAAGAATAATAAAATTTTGATTAAGATATTTTGGAGCTAATTTTTCCAATGCCCTTGCTTGTAAATCAGTTCCGCCGCCGGCACTAAATGGGACAATTACATTTATAGGCTTATTAGGGTAATCATTTTTTTCTTCAGTCATTGTACATCCAGCCATTGTAATTCCTGTAATGAATATACTCATCATAAGAAATACTAGTGATTTTTTTTGCATGTCTTTACATCTCCTTTTTATTATTCATTAAGTTTTTAATTACTTTAAAAATTATTTTTTCTGTGCTTGAATTTGTTCAATAATATCAGTCTCTTTTAACATGTTAGATAGCTTTTCATTATCAGCAATCCATTTTTTTTTCGAGTCTTCGGAATTTAAATAACTTACTTCCATGCCAAGCTTTTCAATATTTACTTTAAATTCTGGGTCTGCAATCATTTTGGTTAATCCTGCTTCTAATTTCTTTTTTGTCTCAGAAGTAATTTCTTTTGGTGCAATAATGCCGAACCAATTTTCTAAAACTATATTATATCCTAGTTCTTTAAAAGTTGGTGTTTGCGCAAAAATAGGATTAGTAGAGCGATTTTCGCTTGATATAGCCAATGCTCGTAATTTTCCACTTGCGATTTGCTCCGTTAAAGCACCTGGGCTCGCAACTACGATTTGAATATGTCCCCCTAACAAAGCAGCTGTAGACTCACTTGCACCTTTAAATGGAATTTGATTAATGCTGATATCAGCTTCTTTGGCAAATATTTCTCCGATTATATGGCTTATATCTCCGATTCCGGCATGCCCTAAATTTATTTTATTAGGATTCTGCTTACTAAATTTAATTAAATCATCAAGTGTTTGCCATGGTTGGTCTGTATTTACTACAAATAATAAAGGAGTAGTAGAAAACTGAACTATTGGTTCAAGTGCAGTTGGATAATGGTATTTTGTTGATCCATATAAAGGTTGCAAAAGTAAAGCTGCGTAACTGATCCCGATGTTATATCCATCGGATGGTGAAGTTACTAGTTCATTCCAAGCAACACTTCCACCACCACCAGGTTTATTAAGAATAATAAAATTTTGGTCAAGATATTTAGGTGCTAATTTTTCTAGAGTTCTAGCTTGTAAGTCGGAACTTCCTCCAGCTGTAAATGGGACAATTACATTTATAGGCTTATTAGGGTAATCGTTTTTTTCTTCGGTCATTGTACATCCAGTCATTGTAATTCCTGTAATAAATAAACCCATCATAAGAAATACTAGTGATTTTTTTTGCATGTCTTTACATCTCCTTTTTATTATTATCGTGACACTTTTTTGTGTACGATATTTGAAAATTTTTGAACCATTTAAACAAATTATAGATAGCAAAAAGAAGCCCGACACATATAATTGTTGCGGAAATCGGTCGTGTTAGCATGTCTAGTAAACTGCCGTCACAGATAATTAATCCTTGAATTAATCTTTGTTCAAGTTCAGGGCCAATGACTATTCCAATGATGAGTGGTGCTGGCTCAAAGCCTGTACGATTTAGGAAGAATCCTAGTACGCCAAATAATAAAATGCATATTAGATCAAATACACTATTGTTAACCGCATACGCTCCGGTTAATGTTAGTACAATAACTAATGGCATTAGTATATATAACGGTGTTCGTAATAGTTGGACGAAAACACCAACCAAGGGCAAATTGATAATAAGCAGCATAACATTACCTACGTACATACTGGCGATAAGACCCCAAAATAAGTCTGGATATTGTGTAATTAAGGAAGGTCCCGGAAGAATTCCGTGGACCATGAATCCGCTTAGTAAAATTGCGGTACCGCCACAAAACGGCAATCCTAAAGATAAAAGAGGAATCATGCTTGCGGAACTAGCTGAATTGTTTGCAGACTCAGGACCGGCGACACCTTCAATTGCACCATGACCAAATTCAGCAGGATTTTTGCTGCAATATTTTTCTAATGCATAGGAGACAAACGTTGAGATTGTTGATGAAGGCCCTGGCATTAATCCGACTAAAAAGCCCGAAATACTGCCGCGGAAAATTGGGGCTATAGAGCGCCGGCATTCCTCGTGTGTTGGATATAAATCGCGAAATTTAAATTTTTGAATAGCTGATGGCGGGGCGGAGGAGGCCATGACAGTTAGAATTTCACCGATGCCGAATATTCCCATAGCTAGAAGGGATAAATCAAATCCACGGTCTAGCTCATCAATACCAAAAGTAAATCGGCTAATTCCTGACAGGGAGTCTAATCCAGCCGTACCAAGCATAATTCCTAAAGTAACCATTAACGTGGATTTTAGCATAGAAGTCCCTGTTAGTTTTGTTAAAAAAAATAAGGCGACAATTGATAAGGCAAAGTATTCTGGTGGTCCAAAGCTTAAGGCAAGGTTGGCTAAAGGTGGAGCAAACAAGGTGAGCCCGATGACGCCGATAGTGCCAGCAATAAATGAACCTA
This genomic interval from Selenobaculum gibii contains the following:
- a CDS encoding TrkH family potassium uptake protein — encoded protein: MNINSNRNFLNISEWRLTPYQILSLGIAALVLSGAFLLMLPLSSQSGESMSFVDALFTATSAVCVTGLVVVDTGNYFSLFGQLVIIFLIQCGALGFMTMATLMALLMRKKVHLRNRLIMQEALNQLTLAGIVKLVKYIIKSTLLIEFIGGTILAIRFYVDFGATGIYYGYWHAISAFCNAGFDIIGSKNGNLFPYVDDFIVNITLTSLIILGGLGFAVIADITATKKFNFFALHTKIVLATTAFLVFGGMFYILLMDYYNSETLGGLSLTGKLLASYFQSVTLRTAGFATLPIGELTNASIFAMMILMFIGASPSSTGGGIKTTTFAVVIASIWSQIRGHEDTVLFYRKIPNAMIQKAYTFTFISAALNCLAIMLLTMDNANTESIPLFFEVISAFSTCGLSMGITPTLDSFSKYVLTIMMLIGRIGPVTFALALALKSQKTKIKYPEGKIMIG
- a CDS encoding methyl-accepting chemotaxis protein gives rise to the protein MSFNFRSLRAQCMFIGGLLIFIAMVILGVSSYYYANKYLQESENNSIKLMSENSHIKVNTRLNELIGYLESAADTARLKNAKDKDTILSALNDCMIRAKDFSVVAYVDLNGNAIRQNGEISSVLNREYFKHIMQTKEKYISEVLISSTTNQPATILIVPVMNNGKITGMVYGSLELSDLQSFVNDINFAKTGSAYLLDETGTIIVHSKNPELVKKINLNGENNPAKIKNEIPIDSRLTQLYTNSLKTSELVSGVFNFGNNDLQFGTFSTIDLPGGKKWTLAIVAPESEVNEPINTLTRNIILITIICIIIAMIIAMYLSEKLANPIIQIKEQLNQLASGNLGLPKLNINSKNELGDLAHACNKMIEDLKTLLHQIQKTVEQVAAASEELTASADQSAQVTVQVAQSIADVATSSNAQVASINKSTKVIENITSEIHAVSIMANNSENYAQDAVTKAQNGNEFVNKAVIQMQQIQDTVTASASVVSRLGDRSKEIGQIIETISAIAAQTNLLALNAAIEAARAGDHGRGFAVVAEEVRKLAEQSQKAAEQIAALIGEIQIETNNAVVSMNAGTEEVKIGTSAVSNAGSIFIEIVNLVEQVATQITNLSATAGDIANGTTAIVSSIQSIDTESQKVAEQTQTVSAATEEQSASMEQIASSSQSLANLAQELQDTAHNFKF
- a CDS encoding sporulation transcriptional regulator SpoIIID, with product MDRMKEYIRKRVLEICAHILETKHTVRQAANVFGVSKSTVHKDNIK
- a CDS encoding recombinase family protein translates to MLNDQVKSKIAAYCRVSTDKDEQIMSLQAQKEFFMEYANRNHLELVEVYADEGISGTKLKNRREFKRMMKDAERGRFSSVHVKDVSRLARNVVDFLQSIRKLKSLNVDCRFVTANMSSNDGELTLTILAAVAQEESANISKRVKFGKKRNAEKGRVPNLVYGYDKIHGEYFDLKVNPYEARIIRKMFDLYLNQGFGFFKIANFLNKEGIKTKRDCKWHPYSVGKVLSNQLYMGRVINGKSYVKDFLTGERGVNREADFFIANKPDLMIVDEYTFKKAQKIMKKRNEDFRHKKERQSNKYCFSTLIQCESCGYSFRRMYRKYTKEYIRWVCTGRNSQGKDFCNNGTTIDEAELLTAIQDYFSEMIDSQKNLMGKVIHLLKRKWSKEDFTCNTNKIQKEIVRLKRIKRKQTEMYEFEIISIEELKERVGEINRQIESYEKEMKSFKQEENIHMQIDMLVQRYCVNIKEILSSGECGNMLLKNLIEKILVSEQGNIKVKLNLFSEVDIMNICSG
- a CDS encoding tripartite tricarboxylate transporter substrate binding protein, whose product is MQKKSLVFLMMSIFITGITMAGCTMTEEKNDYPNKPINVIVPFSAGGGTDLQARALEKLAPKYLNQNFIILNKPGGSCTIGLNELVTASPDGYTIGLSPLNLILQPLYGATKYHYPTALEPIVQISTTPSILVVNANHSWETLDDLITYCNQHPREIKFGHSGIGDSSHIIGEIFAKKANIEIEQVPFRGASESISALLGDHVQFIIASPGALTEQIKSGKLKALAISGEKHLSNSALSKIPTFQELGFDIVLENWYGIAAPKEIDAKTKNKLAESLKNMISDPDFKTNLDQLGMEVSYLNSEETKKKWISDTEKLTNILKETDIIEQIQAQKQ
- a CDS encoding tripartite tricarboxylate transporter substrate binding protein encodes the protein MQKKSLVFLMMGLFITGITMTGCTMTEEKNDYPNKPINVIVPFTAGGSSDLQARTLEKLAPKYLDQNFIILNKPGGGGSVAWNELVTSPSDGYNIGISYAALLLQPLYGSTKYHYPTALEPIVQFSTTPLLFVVNTDQPWQTLDDLIKFSKQNPNKINLGHAGIGDISHIIGEIFAKEADISINQIPFKGASESTAALLGGHIQIVVASPGALTEQIASGKLRALAISSENRSTNPIFAQTPTFKELGYNIVLENWFGIIAPKEITSETKKKLEAGLTKMIADPEFKVNIEKLGMEVSYLNSEDSKKKWIADNEKLSNMLKETDIIEQIQAQKK
- a CDS encoding tripartite tricarboxylate transporter permease, encoding MLLHGFTVSMMPANLVACAIGVLLGTLVGVLPGIGTIGAISLLLPFSYTMDPTSSLIMFAGIYYGSKYGGSTTSILMNVPGETASVVTCIDGYAMAQRGRAGAALTVSAIGSFIAGTIGVIGLTLFAPPLANLALSFGPPEYFALSIVALFFLTKLTGTSMLKSTLMVTLGIMLGTAGLDSLSGISRFTFGIDELDRGFDLSLLAMGIFGIGEILTVMASSAPPSAIQKFKFRDLYPTHEECRRSIAPIFRGSISGFLVGLMPGPSSTISTFVSYALEKYCSKNPAEFGHGAIEGVAGPESANNSASSASMIPLLSLGLPFCGGTAILLSGFMVHGILPGPSLITQYPDLFWGLIASMYVGNVMLLIINLPLVGVFVQLLRTPLYILMPLVIVLTLTGAYAVNNSVFDLICILLFGVLGFFLNRTGFEPAPLIIGIVIGPELEQRLIQGLIICDGSLLDMLTRPISATIICVGLLFAIYNLFKWFKNFQISYTKKCHDNNKKEM